Below is a window of Candidatus Rokuibacteriota bacterium DNA.
GGGACACGAACTTGGTCTTGATCCCGAGCTTCTGGGCCGCAAGCCGGAAGCCGTCCCGCGCCGTGGCCTCGTCGACGCCCTCCATCTCGTAGAGGATGCGGCCCGGCTTGACCACCGCCACCCAGAACTCGGGGTTGCCCTTTCCCTTGCCCATCCGGGTCTCGGCGGGCTTCTTGGTGACCGGCTTGTCCGGGAAGATCCGGATAAAGATCTTCCCTCCCCGCTTCACGCTCCGCGCGAGCGAGACCCGGGCCGCCTCGATCTGCCGGTTGGTCACCCACCCCGGCTCCAGCGCCTTGAGCCCGTAGTCGCCGAAGGCAAGCGTCGACCCGCGCTGGGCCTTGCCGGCCATGCGGCCGCGCTGGGCCTTGCGGTACTTGACGCGCTTGGGCATCAGCATTGCGGCTAGACCTCGCCCGGTCGCTGCGTGGGAAGAACCTCACCTTTGAAAATCCACACCTTGACCCCGATAGCACCGTACGTCGTGTGGGCCTCCGCGAGTCCGTAGTCGATGTCCGCGCGGATCGTGTGCAGCGGCACCCGACCATCCCGGTACCACTCGCGGCGGGCAATCTCGGCACCGCCCAGACGCCCCGAGCAGGCGATCCTGATGCCGTCGGCGCCCAGCCGGAGCGCCGACTGCACCGCCTTCTTCATGGCGCGCCGGAACGCCACCCGCTTCTGGAGCTGCAGCGCGACGTTCTCGGCGACCAGCTGGGCGT
It encodes the following:
- the rplP gene encoding 50S ribosomal protein L16; amino-acid sequence: MLMPKRVKYRKAQRGRMAGKAQRGSTLAFGDYGLKALEPGWVTNRQIEAARVSLARSVKRGGKIFIRIFPDKPVTKKPAETRMGKGKGNPEFWVAVVKPGRILYEMEGVDEATARDGFRLAAQKLGIKTKFVSRTRTA